In Molothrus ater isolate BHLD 08-10-18 breed brown headed cowbird chromosome 21, BPBGC_Mater_1.1, whole genome shotgun sequence, a single genomic region encodes these proteins:
- the LOC118694355 gene encoding myeloperoxidase-like: MTLLGSLIALCAVGAMGSSGNKVSEVLSDSSLLSIITEARQLVDAAYLQARKSLKRKLEEKIVNPMDFLKHLKDPIGRTRSAVRAADYLETTLKLLKGKLHLSEEQSFNVTDLLSRRQKEMISKGTGCDYQTRSIKCPERDFYRTITGECNNRNHSHLGSSNRAFARWLPAVYEDGVSVPRGASEGKRYNGFPLPLVRKVSNEIAHTANENVTADRQLSLVFMQWGQWVNHDIDLAPASGEGASLELQCHTSCAFKPPCFPIKFPPDDPRALSSDTCMPFVQSASVCSPGTFRREQLNAATSFIDASTVYGSDDALARSLRNLSSQLGLMAVNQLFWDAGLELLPFENTTHSVCVLTNRSANIPCFKAGDKRVTENLGLSAMHTLFVREHNRLARELRKLNPHWDGEKLYQESRKIVIAINQIITYRDYLPLLLAEETSKWIPLYSGYNEKVDPRASNVFSLAFRFGHTSVQPFVSRLNESFQPLCSSSHVPLHLTFCAPWRIVMEGGIDPLIRGMVVDHAKLMKQNQLLIEELQNHLFEQTEVMGLDLGAMNMQRGRDHGLPGYNAWRGFCGLSQPQTVEELSEVLGNPKLAKKFMNVYGTPYNIDLWIGAVAEPVVPQGRVGPLLSCIIGTQFRNLRDGDRFWWENPGVFTPQQLQALRKISVSRVVCDNTHIKKIPRDVFKINTYPEDFTDCQEIDMLDLSSWKDEPESATKGLGEVKVFV, from the exons ATGACTCTCCTGGGATCCCTCATCGCTCTCTGTGCAGTTGGAGCAATGGGCTCCTCGGGCAATA AGGTCTCAGAGGTGCTGTCAGATTCGTCTCTCCTGAGCATCATTACTGAGGCCAGGCAGTTGGTAGACGCAGCGTATTTACAGGCCCGAAAAAG CTTAAAGAGAAAACTGGAGGAAAAGATTGTTAACCCGATGGATTTCCTGAAGCACCTAAAGGACCCCATAGGAAGAACCAGATCTGCAGTCCGTGCTGCTGATTATTTGGAAACTACTTTGAAACTCCTCAAAGGGAAGCTGCATCTCTCTGAGGAACAGAGTTTCAATGTCACAG ACCTGCTAAGCAGGAGACAGAAGGAGATGATTTCCAAGGGCACTGGCTGTGACTATCAGACTCGTTCCATTAAATGCCCCGAGAGGGATTTTTACCGGACCATTACTGGGGAGTGCAACAACAG AAATCACTCCCACCTGGGGTCCTCTAACCGTGCCTTCGCGCGCTGGCTCCCAGCTGTGTACGAAGATGGAGTGTCTGTTCCCAGAGGAGCAAGTGAAGGAAAACGCTACAATGGATTCCCACTCCCACTG GTTCGAAAAGTATCCAATGAAATTGCTCATACGGCCAACGAGAATGTCACTGCAGACCGGCAGCTCTCGCTGGTCTTCATGCAATGGGGCCAGTGGGTCAACCATGACATAGACTTGGCCCCTGCCAGTGGGGAaggagccagcctggagctccagtGCCACACCAGCTGTGCCTTCAAGCCCCCCTGCTTCCCCATAAAG TTCCCCCCCGACGACCCGCGGGCGCTGAGCTCCGACACTTGCATGCCGTTTGTGCAGTCGGCCTCCGTGTGCAGCCCCGGCACCTTCCGGCGGGAGCAGCTCAACGCCGCCACGTCCTTCATCGACGCCAGCACCGTGTACGGCAGCGACGACGCCCTGGCCAGGAGCCTGAGAAACctcagcagccagctgggccTCATGGCTGTGAACCAGCTCTTCTGGGAtgcggggctggagctgctgcccttcgAGAACACGACGCACAGTGTTTGTGTGCTCACCAACAGGAGTGCCAACATCCCCTGCTTTAAAGCAG gtGACAAAAGGGTGACAGAAAACCTGGGACTGTCTGCAATGCACACTCTCTTTGTCCGAGAGCACAATCGCCTGGCTAGGGAGCTGAGGAAATTAAATCcccactgggatggggaaaagCTTTACCAGGAGAGTCGAAAGATTGTGATTGCCATAAACCAG ATCATAACATACAGAGATTACCTCCCACTCCTGCTGGCTGAGGAGACCAGCAAGTGGATCCCTTTGTACAGTGGTTACAATGAAAAGGTGGATCCAAGGGCCTCAAATGTTTTCTCCCTGGCTTTCCGATTCGGCCACACGTCGGTGCAGCCTTTTGTGTCCCGTTTGAATGAGAGCTTTCAGCCTTTGTGTTCCTCCTCCCATGTCCCTCTGCATTTGACCTTCTGTGCTCCATGGAGGATTGTAATGGAAG GAGGCATCGACCCCCTGATCCGAGGCATGGTTGTGGACCATGCAAAACTCATGAAACAGAACCAGCTGCTCATTGAGGAGCTCCAGAACCACCTCTTTGAACAGACAGAGGTGATGGGTCTGGATCTAGGAGCCATGAACATGCAACGGGGAAGAGACCACGGCCTTCCAG GTTACAATGCCTGGAGGGGCTTCTGTGGGCTCTCCCAACCCCAAACTGTAGAAGAATTATCTGAGGTACTCGGCAATCCCAAACTGGCCAAGAAGTTCATGAATGTGTATGGGACACCGTACAATATTGACCTCTGGATTGGGGCAGTTGCAGAGCCCGTGGTTCCCCAGGGCAGAGTTGGGCCCCTCCTGTCCTGCATTATCGGCACCCAGTTCAGGAACCTGCGTGATGGGGACAG ATTCTGGTGGGAAAACCCGGGAGTTTTCACTCCACAACAGTTGCAAGCATTGAGAAAAATCTCAGTGTCAAGGGTGGTCTGTGACAATACTCATATCAAAAAGATACCCAGGGATGTGTTCAAGATCAACACTTATCCTGAGGATTTCACTGATTGCCAAGAGATTGACATGCTTGACCTCTCATCCTGGAAAGATGAGCCTGAGAGTGCCACAAAAG GCTTGGGAGAAGTCAAAGTGTTTGTGTAA